A region from the Natronoarchaeum mannanilyticum genome encodes:
- a CDS encoding ABC transporter ATP-binding protein gives MSDAIVTATGVEKRFDDQPVLTGIDLDVRPGEIVLLMGPNGVGKSVFMSCLAGSTAPDAGEIELFDGLTPDRSSAQSSVMLQGTMTDPDLTGRENLQFYEDLHPRGTDEWEALAERLELGADLDRLVREYSGGMERKVEIASALSADVPLYLLDEPTAELDLAMIQTLHDLLLARRDEGKAFLVTSHTPLDARIADRIAFVQNGRVVADGEPETLLDDLPPVVRVRGGVPDEDRLLGERAFRRGDEIRGFLPAEADVDAIAASVDGDARVELDPPSYTDLFNYHTYVGPEVAEGKGTGGRARKPVTN, from the coding sequence ATGTCCGATGCCATCGTCACCGCGACCGGAGTGGAGAAGCGCTTCGACGACCAGCCCGTCCTGACGGGGATCGACCTGGACGTGCGGCCCGGGGAGATCGTCCTGCTGATGGGCCCGAACGGCGTCGGCAAGTCGGTGTTCATGTCCTGCCTCGCCGGCTCGACCGCGCCCGACGCCGGCGAGATCGAGCTGTTCGACGGGCTGACGCCAGACCGGTCCAGTGCGCAGAGCAGCGTGATGCTCCAGGGGACGATGACCGACCCCGACCTCACGGGCCGGGAGAACCTGCAGTTCTACGAGGACCTCCACCCGCGAGGCACGGACGAGTGGGAAGCGCTCGCCGAACGCCTGGAGCTCGGCGCCGACCTCGATCGGCTCGTCCGCGAGTACTCCGGCGGCATGGAGCGCAAGGTCGAGATCGCGAGCGCCCTGTCGGCGGACGTGCCGCTGTACCTGCTCGACGAGCCGACCGCCGAGCTCGATCTGGCGATGATCCAGACGCTCCACGACCTGCTGCTCGCGCGTCGCGACGAGGGCAAGGCGTTTCTCGTGACCAGCCACACGCCGCTGGACGCCCGGATCGCCGACCGGATCGCGTTCGTCCAGAACGGGCGCGTCGTCGCCGACGGCGAGCCCGAGACGCTGCTCGACGACCTGCCGCCGGTCGTGCGGGTCCGGGGCGGCGTCCCCGACGAGGATCGGCTGCTCGGCGAGCGCGCGTTCCGCCGGGGCGACGAGATTCGGGGGTTCCTCCCGGCCGAGGCGGACGTCGACGCGATCGCGGCGTCGGTCGACGGCGACGCCCGCGTCGAGCTCGACCCGCCGTCGTACACCGACCTGTTCAACTACCACACCTACGTCGGTCCCGAGGTTGCGGAAGGGAAAGGAACAGGTGGCCGGGCGCGAAAGCCGGTCACGAACTGA
- a CDS encoding transcriptional regulator, translated as MEFDKLVHQPTRLQLFAYLYRHEESTFSELKEALDVTEGNLSSHLQTMEEAGAIAVEKQFVDRRPQTTYELTEEGRSKFEEHVETLEALLGQIED; from the coding sequence ATGGAGTTCGACAAGCTCGTCCACCAGCCGACCCGATTGCAGCTGTTCGCCTATCTCTACCGGCACGAGGAGTCGACGTTTTCGGAGCTCAAGGAGGCGCTGGACGTCACCGAGGGGAACCTGTCGAGCCACCTCCAGACGATGGAGGAGGCGGGCGCGATCGCCGTCGAGAAGCAGTTCGTCGATCGGCGTCCCCAGACCACTTACGAGCTGACCGAGGAGGGACGATCGAAGTTCGAGGAGCACGTCGAGACGCTCGAAGCGCTGCTCGGCCAGATCGAAGACTGA
- a CDS encoding DUF192 domain-containing protein, translating to MQLRHRGADGVETLATRVDVADGLLSRGRGLMFRRSIPDDYALVFEFDEPTARGVHMLFVPFPIDVVWLIDGEVQRVETLSAWTGSAKTRADAFVELPAGAAADVSVGDTVEFVEA from the coding sequence GTGCAACTGCGTCACCGCGGCGCCGACGGCGTCGAGACGCTCGCGACGCGCGTCGACGTCGCCGACGGCCTGCTCTCCCGCGGGCGCGGGCTGATGTTCCGCCGGTCGATCCCCGACGACTACGCGCTCGTCTTCGAGTTCGACGAGCCGACGGCTCGCGGCGTCCACATGCTGTTCGTCCCGTTCCCGATCGACGTGGTCTGGTTGATCGACGGCGAGGTCCAGCGGGTCGAGACGCTCTCGGCCTGGACCGGGTCGGCGAAGACTCGGGCCGACGCCTTCGTCGAACTGCCCGCCGGCGCCGCCGCGGACGTCTCGGTCGGCGATACGGTCGAGTTCGTCGAGGCGTGA
- a CDS encoding (R)-citramalate synthase, protein MTDLFGGSPETNPLYDDATDVQLLDTTLRDGEQAPGISLTPDEKAEIAEALDRAEVDVIEAGSACTGEGERQTIRRVTDLGLDATITSFARGVKNDIDLALDCDVDGVTIVVPGSDRHIETKVNTTRDEVVANTEELVAYARDHGLWVEVIGEDGSRADLEFLERLAEAAMDAGATRVCYADTVGHAGPERAYEVVSALSEYGPVSTHTHDDLGLGVTNALASVAAGADLIHGTVNGLGERAGNVALEEVAIALDHSYDLETVDTTQLYELGQTVARSTGVQLPPNKAVTGENAFTHESGIHTDGTLKDDQMYEPYPPEKVGRERRIVLGKHTGRAGAKAALEEHGFEVSDEELTEVVERVKAIGDRGKRVTDADLLAIAEEVKGTDRERRVELLNLTAASGGGIPTASVRLRVDDDERTASGTGSGPVDAAVSAVREALGEAANVTLESYEVDAITGGTDAVVTVEVEMSRGDTSVTVANSDTDITTASVKAMVDAIDRLLSVPGEEPVPLADD, encoded by the coding sequence GTGACCGATTTATTCGGGGGCTCCCCCGAAACAAATCCCCTCTACGACGACGCGACTGACGTACAGCTGCTCGACACCACGCTGCGGGACGGCGAACAGGCACCGGGAATCTCGCTGACGCCCGACGAGAAAGCCGAGATAGCGGAGGCGCTCGACCGCGCCGAGGTCGACGTGATCGAGGCCGGCAGCGCCTGCACCGGCGAGGGCGAGCGCCAGACGATCCGTCGGGTCACGGATCTGGGACTCGACGCGACGATCACCAGCTTCGCCCGCGGGGTCAAAAACGACATCGACCTCGCGCTCGACTGCGACGTCGACGGCGTCACGATCGTCGTGCCCGGCAGCGACCGCCACATCGAGACGAAGGTGAACACGACCCGCGACGAGGTCGTCGCGAACACCGAGGAGCTCGTCGCGTACGCCCGCGACCACGGGCTCTGGGTCGAAGTGATCGGCGAGGACGGCTCGCGGGCCGACCTGGAGTTCCTCGAACGGCTCGCCGAGGCCGCCATGGACGCCGGCGCGACGCGGGTCTGCTACGCCGACACGGTCGGCCACGCCGGGCCCGAACGGGCCTACGAGGTCGTCTCCGCGCTCTCGGAGTACGGCCCCGTGAGCACCCACACCCACGACGACCTCGGGCTGGGCGTCACGAACGCCCTCGCGAGCGTCGCCGCGGGCGCGGACCTGATCCACGGGACGGTCAACGGGCTCGGCGAGCGCGCCGGCAACGTCGCGCTCGAGGAGGTCGCCATCGCGCTGGATCACAGCTACGACCTCGAGACGGTCGACACGACCCAGCTGTACGAGCTGGGCCAGACGGTCGCCCGCTCGACGGGCGTCCAGCTCCCGCCGAACAAGGCGGTGACGGGCGAGAACGCGTTCACCCACGAGAGCGGCATCCACACGGACGGCACCCTGAAAGACGACCAGATGTACGAGCCGTACCCGCCCGAGAAGGTGGGCCGCGAGCGCCGGATCGTGCTGGGCAAGCACACCGGCCGCGCGGGCGCCAAGGCCGCGCTCGAAGAACACGGGTTCGAGGTCTCCGACGAGGAGCTCACCGAAGTCGTCGAGCGCGTCAAGGCGATCGGCGACCGTGGCAAGCGCGTCACCGACGCCGACCTGCTGGCGATCGCCGAGGAGGTCAAGGGCACCGACCGCGAACGGCGCGTCGAACTGCTCAACCTGACCGCGGCCAGCGGCGGCGGCATCCCGACCGCGAGCGTCCGCCTGCGCGTCGACGACGACGAGCGGACCGCCTCGGGCACCGGCAGCGGGCCGGTCGACGCCGCCGTCTCCGCGGTGCGCGAGGCGCTCGGCGAGGCCGCCAACGTCACGCTGGAATCCTACGAGGTCGACGCGATCACGGGCGGCACCGACGCCGTCGTCACCGTCGAGGTCGAGATGAGCCGCGGCGACACGTCGGTCACCGTCGCCAACAGCGACACCGACATCACCACCGCCTCGGTCAAGGCGATGGTCGACGCCATCGATCGGCTGCTGTCGGTCCCCGGCGAGGAGCCGGTGCCGCTCGCCGACGACTGA
- a CDS encoding GNAT family N-acetyltransferase — translation MSKVRETYEIRQFRQGDADRFATLYEAVFEATPPDEWFDWKYRDNPFVDHVPITVAVDGDGTLVGARPLLALPMAAGSRKFLALQPGDTMVHPDHRRQGLFTRMTERTIERYHDHEAALFFNFPNEKSGPGYRKLGWRDVGEVTTYYRIQSPGAWLDAGSIPDAAADLIADGYNRVRDALATAPDDVAVERYEEIPAELVASQYRSRIPDGFHANRSVRYLRWRFRNPEWTYRTYVARDACERPIGAAVVGTQIDGGRTIAKLTDVVPPTAGRRELAALLSAALSDHDGADTIAAPACLPRDVLSQVGFHPDTAPTLSLASTTMNHVARPATVDADDWTLFGRSVTDADNWALTFGEQDTS, via the coding sequence ATGAGTAAAGTTCGGGAGACGTACGAAATCAGGCAGTTCCGGCAGGGGGACGCGGACCGGTTCGCGACGCTGTACGAAGCCGTCTTCGAAGCGACGCCGCCCGACGAGTGGTTCGACTGGAAGTACCGCGATAACCCGTTCGTCGACCACGTTCCGATCACGGTCGCAGTCGACGGCGACGGCACACTCGTCGGCGCGCGCCCGCTGCTGGCGTTGCCGATGGCGGCCGGGAGCCGCAAGTTTCTGGCACTCCAGCCCGGAGACACCATGGTCCACCCGGACCACCGCCGGCAGGGGCTGTTCACCCGGATGACCGAGCGGACGATCGAACGCTACCACGACCACGAGGCGGCGCTGTTTTTCAACTTCCCGAACGAGAAGTCCGGGCCCGGATACAGGAAACTCGGGTGGCGCGACGTCGGCGAAGTGACGACCTACTACCGGATCCAGTCGCCCGGCGCGTGGCTCGACGCCGGTTCGATACCGGACGCGGCCGCCGACCTGATCGCCGACGGCTACAACCGCGTCCGCGACGCGCTGGCGACGGCCCCCGACGACGTCGCGGTAGAGCGCTACGAGGAGATTCCGGCGGAACTCGTCGCCTCGCAGTACCGGTCCCGGATCCCCGACGGATTCCACGCCAACCGGAGCGTGCGCTACCTCCGCTGGCGGTTCCGGAACCCCGAGTGGACCTACCGTACGTACGTCGCCCGCGACGCGTGCGAACGACCGATCGGCGCGGCGGTCGTCGGCACGCAGATCGACGGCGGGCGGACGATCGCCAAGCTCACAGACGTCGTCCCGCCGACCGCCGGAAGGAGGGAACTCGCGGCGCTGCTCTCGGCCGCGCTGTCGGACCACGACGGCGCTGACACGATCGCCGCGCCGGCCTGCCTCCCGCGGGACGTGCTCTCGCAGGTCGGGTTCCACCCCGATACGGCGCCGACGCTATCACTGGCGAGCACGACGATGAACCACGTCGCACGCCCGGCGACCGTCGACGCCGACGACTGGACGCTGTTCGGCCGTTCGGTGACCGACGCCGACAACTGGGCGCTGACGTTCGGCGAGCAGGACACGAGCTAG
- a CDS encoding GNAT family N-acetyltransferase, whose product MSLAREGYDVRQFEPGDGAAVASLYETVFGDERTERWFDWKFRENPFVDHVPITLAVDPDDGVVGARPMFALPMAVGRTEFLALQPCDAMVHPDHRRQGLFTRMTERAIDRYDDHEAALFFNFPNEQSAAGNRKLGWRDVGALTTYYRVQSPRAWVDPDGGVETVAATAVDVVATGYLRARDALAPSVEGVTIARRPEPPAELLASLYRSAVPTGFHSVRNEAYVRWRYRNPRWSYRTYVARDDADRPLAAAVVGRKSAGGTTAVRLTDVVPTPPDEGSLAALLAAVLSDNRDADAVAAPPCLPGELLARFGFHPDTELPLSLAGSATIHVARPATVDADDWTLFGRSVTDADNWALTFGEQDTS is encoded by the coding sequence ATGAGTCTCGCTCGCGAGGGGTACGACGTCAGACAGTTCGAGCCGGGCGACGGGGCGGCGGTCGCGTCGCTGTACGAGACCGTCTTCGGCGACGAAAGGACCGAGCGGTGGTTCGACTGGAAGTTTCGCGAGAACCCCTTCGTCGATCACGTCCCGATCACCCTCGCGGTCGACCCCGACGACGGCGTCGTCGGCGCTCGGCCGATGTTCGCCCTGCCGATGGCGGTCGGCCGAACCGAGTTCCTGGCGCTTCAACCCTGCGACGCGATGGTCCACCCCGATCATCGCCGGCAGGGGCTGTTCACCCGGATGACCGAGCGCGCGATCGATCGCTACGACGACCACGAGGCGGCGCTGTTCTTCAACTTCCCCAACGAGCAGTCCGCGGCCGGGAATCGCAAGCTCGGCTGGCGCGACGTCGGCGCCCTGACGACGTACTACCGCGTCCAGTCGCCGCGGGCGTGGGTCGACCCCGACGGCGGCGTCGAGACGGTCGCGGCGACGGCGGTCGACGTCGTCGCGACCGGCTACCTCCGCGCGCGAGACGCGCTTGCGCCGTCGGTCGAGGGCGTGACAATTGCGCGGCGTCCCGAACCGCCCGCCGAGTTGCTCGCCTCGCTGTACCGGTCCGCGGTTCCGACCGGATTTCACTCCGTCCGAAACGAGGCGTACGTGCGCTGGCGCTACCGAAACCCGCGGTGGAGCTATCGGACCTACGTCGCCCGCGACGACGCCGACCGGCCGCTGGCCGCCGCGGTCGTCGGGCGGAAATCGGCGGGCGGGACCACCGCAGTCCGGCTCACCGACGTCGTCCCGACGCCGCCGGACGAGGGGTCGCTGGCGGCGCTGCTCGCGGCCGTGCTGTCCGACAATCGCGACGCCGACGCAGTGGCGGCGCCGCCGTGCCTCCCCGGGGAGCTGCTCGCCCGCTTCGGCTTCCATCCCGACACCGAGCTCCCGCTGTCGCTGGCCGGTTCGGCCACGATCCACGTCGCACGCCCGGCGACCGTCGACGCCGACGACTGGACGCTGTTCGGCCGTTCGGTGACCGACGCCGACAACTGGGCGCTGACGTTCGGCGAGCAGGACACCAGTTAG
- a CDS encoding polysaccharide deacetylase family protein produces the protein MDTVEWMTGLVTMSVELELGWGVHDLDGHDGHLSENGREERRFLRRVLDVCDETGVPMTFDVVDHLLLTACDGEHDGPYPEGWFDADPGTDVAVDPLFYAPDAVDAIRSRSTDHELCTHSFSHTPHETVDATAVSADLERGLEREAELLGERSRSYVPPRHRAPPTDVLRERGLDVVRTSIEDQADNPARRIKQLLFGPPPTGDPEWIDGVLWTYCATHPNLAAPSLPSGQRPAGRPFRWLPTRLAQRLHLQYLERATVRAIENDEHLHLWCHLYDLANEKQLAPLAAYLRTLERLREQGRVEVCTMDELPDRYPAMVESPASVE, from the coding sequence GTGGACACTGTCGAGTGGATGACCGGACTCGTCACGATGAGCGTCGAGCTGGAACTGGGCTGGGGCGTGCACGATCTCGACGGACACGACGGGCACCTGAGCGAGAACGGCCGCGAGGAACGGCGCTTTCTCCGACGAGTGCTCGACGTCTGCGACGAGACCGGCGTGCCGATGACGTTCGACGTCGTCGACCACCTGCTGTTGACCGCCTGCGACGGCGAGCACGACGGGCCGTACCCTGAGGGGTGGTTCGACGCCGACCCTGGGACCGACGTCGCCGTCGATCCGCTGTTCTACGCGCCGGACGCGGTCGACGCGATCCGCTCGCGGTCGACCGACCACGAGCTTTGTACACACTCCTTTTCGCACACGCCCCACGAGACCGTCGACGCGACGGCGGTGAGCGCCGACCTCGAACGAGGCCTGGAACGCGAAGCGGAGCTGCTTGGCGAGCGGTCGCGCTCCTACGTCCCGCCGCGCCACCGCGCGCCGCCGACCGACGTGCTGCGCGAGCGCGGCCTCGACGTCGTCCGGACATCGATCGAGGACCAGGCGGACAACCCCGCGAGACGGATCAAACAGCTGTTGTTCGGCCCGCCGCCAACGGGCGACCCCGAGTGGATCGACGGCGTCCTCTGGACGTACTGCGCGACCCATCCGAACCTCGCGGCGCCGTCGCTTCCCTCCGGGCAACGGCCCGCCGGCCGGCCGTTCCGCTGGCTCCCGACCCGACTGGCCCAGCGGCTCCACCTCCAGTACCTCGAACGCGCGACGGTGCGAGCGATCGAGAACGACGAGCACCTCCACCTGTGGTGTCACCTCTACGACCTGGCCAACGAGAAACAGCTGGCGCCGCTGGCGGCGTACCTGCGGACGCTGGAGCGGCTCCGAGAGCAAGGGCGCGTCGAGGTCTGTACGATGGACGAGCTTCCGGATCGGTATCCGGCGATGGTCGAGTCGCCGGCGTCCGTCGAGTGA
- a CDS encoding AAA family ATPase, whose product MNVREASEQSDAILDSIAEAVIADREFLETVLLGVVGRGHVLLEDVPGTGKTLTANSFATALGLSFSRIQFTPDLLPADVTGTHVFNEQDGSFEFNEGPIFANVVLADEINRAPPKTQAALLEAMEEGQVTVDGETHQLPSPFFVIATQNPVDQEGTFPLPEAQIDRFLVKSSIGYPEVEGEEELLQRRLGRVDRSPSVTSVLEDGAVEALREVPESVDVDDDLVSYVAELARRTRTKRRVDVGVSPRGTQRLLEAARARAAMVGRDYVTPDDVKRVAQPVMAHRLVLTPDAKVDGVSKAVLVDEVLDAVPVPTVE is encoded by the coding sequence ATGAACGTACGCGAGGCGAGCGAGCAGTCCGACGCGATCCTCGACTCGATCGCCGAGGCGGTCATCGCCGACCGCGAGTTCCTCGAAACAGTACTGCTGGGCGTCGTCGGCCGGGGCCACGTTCTGCTGGAAGACGTGCCCGGTACCGGGAAGACCCTGACCGCGAACAGCTTCGCGACCGCGCTCGGGCTATCCTTCTCCCGGATCCAGTTCACGCCGGACCTGCTGCCCGCCGACGTGACGGGGACCCACGTGTTCAACGAGCAGGACGGCAGCTTCGAGTTCAACGAGGGCCCGATCTTCGCGAACGTCGTGCTCGCCGACGAGATCAACCGCGCGCCGCCCAAGACCCAGGCCGCGCTGCTGGAAGCCATGGAGGAGGGGCAGGTCACCGTCGACGGCGAGACACATCAGCTCCCCTCGCCGTTTTTCGTGATCGCGACCCAGAACCCCGTCGATCAGGAGGGCACGTTCCCGCTGCCGGAGGCCCAGATCGACCGGTTCCTCGTCAAGAGCTCGATCGGCTATCCCGAGGTCGAGGGCGAGGAGGAACTGCTCCAGCGGCGGCTCGGCCGCGTCGACCGGAGCCCGAGCGTCACGAGCGTGCTCGAAGACGGTGCGGTCGAGGCGCTGCGCGAAGTCCCCGAGTCGGTCGACGTCGACGACGATCTGGTGTCGTACGTCGCCGAACTCGCTCGCCGAACGCGAACCAAGCGCCGGGTCGACGTCGGCGTCTCGCCGCGCGGGACCCAGCGCCTGCTCGAAGCCGCCCGCGCGCGAGCCGCGATGGTCGGCCGGGACTACGTGACGCCCGACGACGTCAAGCGCGTCGCCCAACCCGTGATGGCCCACCGGCTGGTGCTGACGCCCGACGCGAAGGTCGACGGGGTCTCGAAGGCCGTCCTCGTCGACGAGGTGCTCGACGCCGTGCCGGTGCCGACCGTCGAGTAG
- a CDS encoding GNAT family N-acetyltransferase, which yields MGDDIAVRPATADDLAALRGVARRAWEAAYADTFDPATIDELLERGYADEVLEELVDADNAALLVAVDEDVIGYAGAVEADEEPAADLNVYVDPDRWGQGVGAQLLEATRERLADSGVERVSDYVLAENEVGNAFYAAHFDRVDERQVEIDGETHDANVYEAPLG from the coding sequence ATGGGGGACGATATCGCGGTCCGTCCGGCGACGGCCGACGACCTCGCCGCACTTCGCGGAGTGGCGCGCCGCGCCTGGGAGGCGGCCTACGCCGACACGTTCGATCCGGCGACGATCGACGAGTTGCTGGAGCGGGGGTACGCCGACGAGGTGCTCGAGGAACTGGTCGACGCCGACAACGCCGCGTTGCTCGTCGCCGTCGACGAGGACGTGATCGGCTACGCCGGCGCGGTCGAGGCCGACGAGGAGCCCGCCGCGGACCTGAACGTCTACGTCGATCCCGATCGGTGGGGACAGGGCGTCGGTGCACAGCTACTCGAAGCGACCCGCGAGCGCCTCGCGGACAGCGGCGTCGAGCGCGTGAGCGACTACGTGCTCGCGGAAAACGAGGTCGGCAACGCGTTCTACGCGGCCCACTTCGACCGGGTCGACGAGCGGCAGGTCGAGATCGACGGCGAAACGCACGACGCCAACGTCTACGAGGCACCGCTCGGATAG
- the rbcL gene encoding type III ribulose-bisphosphate carboxylase — protein sequence MTGITYEDFLDLSYEPDVEDLVCEFYVEPAADMDLAAAGSRVASESSNGTWAELQVEGSITDLSATTFELGDDGRIRVAYPAELFEFGNMPQILSCIAGNIMGMKAVERIRLLDCEWPEALATSFPGPQFGTSVREEIFDAGDRPITATVPKPKVGLSTDQHVQVGYDAWTGGVDLLKDDENLTDQSFNRFEDRLVGSLEARDRAEEETGEKKSYLINVTAETEDMLRRTDRVAEQGGEYVMVDVVTVGWAGVQTLRERAEEHGLAIHAHRAMHAAFDRIDTHGVSMRVLAQIARLCGVDQIHTGTADLGKLENEDTVGINEWLYGDCHGLTDVLPTASGGLHPGLLPELVDRLGTNICVQIGGGVHGHPDGTHAGAKALRQAIDAAVEGVDPETYADDHPELRAALDQWGTETPR from the coding sequence ATGACCGGAATAACCTACGAGGACTTCCTGGACCTGTCCTACGAGCCCGACGTCGAAGATCTGGTCTGCGAGTTCTACGTCGAGCCCGCCGCGGACATGGATCTGGCGGCCGCCGGGAGCCGGGTCGCCTCGGAGAGCTCGAACGGCACGTGGGCCGAACTCCAGGTCGAAGGGTCGATCACTGACCTGAGCGCGACGACGTTCGAGCTCGGCGACGACGGACGGATCCGAGTCGCCTACCCCGCCGAGCTGTTCGAGTTCGGCAACATGCCCCAGATCCTCTCCTGCATCGCGGGCAACATCATGGGGATGAAAGCCGTCGAGCGGATCCGGCTGCTCGACTGCGAGTGGCCCGAAGCGCTGGCGACGAGCTTTCCGGGGCCGCAGTTCGGCACGTCGGTTCGCGAGGAGATCTTCGACGCCGGCGACCGGCCGATCACCGCGACCGTGCCGAAGCCGAAGGTCGGGCTCTCGACCGACCAGCACGTTCAGGTGGGCTACGACGCCTGGACCGGCGGCGTCGACCTGCTGAAAGACGACGAGAACCTGACCGACCAGTCGTTCAACCGGTTCGAGGACCGGCTGGTCGGGAGTCTGGAGGCGCGCGATCGAGCGGAGGAAGAAACGGGCGAGAAAAAGAGCTACCTGATCAACGTCACCGCCGAAACCGAGGATATGCTCCGCAGGACCGACCGCGTCGCCGAGCAGGGCGGCGAGTACGTGATGGTCGACGTCGTCACGGTCGGCTGGGCCGGCGTCCAGACGCTCCGCGAGCGCGCCGAAGAACACGGGCTGGCGATCCACGCCCACCGTGCGATGCACGCCGCGTTCGACCGGATCGACACCCACGGCGTCTCGATGCGCGTGCTCGCCCAGATCGCCCGCCTCTGCGGCGTCGACCAGATCCACACCGGGACGGCCGACCTCGGCAAGCTGGAGAACGAGGACACCGTCGGGATCAACGAGTGGCTCTACGGCGACTGCCACGGGCTGACCGACGTGCTGCCGACCGCGTCGGGCGGGCTACATCCGGGGCTGCTCCCGGAACTAGTCGATCGGCTCGGCACGAACATCTGCGTCCAGATCGGCGGCGGCGTCCACGGCCACCCCGACGGCACCCACGCCGGCGCGAAGGCACTCCGGCAGGCGATCGACGCCGCGGTCGAGGGCGTCGATCCGGAGACGTACGCCGACGATCACCCCGAACTCCGCGCCGCGCTCGATCAGTGGGGCACCGAGACGCCGCGGTGA